One Methylorubrum extorquens genomic window, CCACGCCGTCAACTTCCCCATCGTCGTCAAGGGGCAGATGACCGAGCCGGAGGCGTTCGGCGCCGTCGTCCTGCGCGCCAATCCCGACGGCTCCAACGTGCGCCTTCGCGACGTCGCCCGGATCGAACTCGGCGGCGACGACTACAAGTTCACCACCCGCCTCAACGGCGGCCCGGCGGCGGGCATCTCGGTGACGCTGGCGCCCGACGGCAACGCCATCGAGACGGCGAAAGCCATCCGCGCCAAGATGGTGGAGCTGTCGCAGTTCTTCCCCGACACGGTGAAGTGGGACATCCCCTACGACATCACGCCCGCCGTCGATGCCTCGATCGAGAAGGTGCTGCACACGCTGGTCGAGGCGGTGGTGCTGGTCTTCATCGTGATGTTCGTGTTCCTCCAGAACATCCGCTACACCCTGATCCCGACCATCGTCGTGCCGATCGCGCTGTTCGGCACCTGCACCGTCATGCTGCTCGCGGGCTTCTCCGTGAACGTGCTCACGATGTTCGGCATGGTGCTGGCCATCGGCATCCTCGTCGACGACGCCATCGTCGTCGTCGAGAACGTCGAGCGCATCATGAACGAGGAGGGCCTGCCTCCGAAGGAGGCGACCCGCAAGGCCATGAGCCAGATCACGGGGGCGATCATCGGCATCACCCTGGTGCTGGTGGCCGTGTTCATCCCGATGGCGTTCTTCCCTGGCTCGGTCGGCATCATCTACCGGCAGTTCTCGATCGCGATGGTGACCTCCATCGCCTTCTCGGCCTTGCTCGCCCTGTCGCTGACCCCGGCGCTCTGCGCCACGATGCTGAAACCCATCGAGAAGGGGCACGGCCACGCCAAGGGCGGTGTGTTCGGTCTCTTCAACCGCTTCGTCGATCGGGAGACCGCCCGCTACGGCCGCGGCGTGGCGTGGTTCATCGGCAAGTCCGGCCGGGTGATGCTGATCTATCTCGTGCTGGTGGCGGGCGTGGCCTACGCCTTCATGCGCCTGCCCGAGGGCTTCCTGCCACTCGAGGACCAGGGCTTCTTCACCGTCGACATCCAGACTCCGCCGGGCTCCTCCTTCAACCGCACCGAGGCTGCGGTGAAGCGGGTCGAGGAGCATCTCCTGGCCCAGCCGGGCGTGGCGACGATCACCGTCATCAACGGCTTCTCGTTCTCCGGCCAGGGCCAGATGACGAGCCAGGCCTTCGTGACGCTCAAGCCGTGGGGCGAGCGCGACGCGGAGAACTCGGCCGCCCGGCTGGTTGAGGGGACCAACAAGGCGCTCGGGAGCTACAAGGATGCGGTGATCCAGGCGCTGGAGCCGCCGCCGATCGACAACCTCGGCAACGCCTCGGGCTTCTCGTTCCGCCTTCAGGACCGGGCGCAGAAGGGCTACTCGGCGCTGATGGCGGCGCAGGAGCAACTGCTCTCGCTCGCGCGTAAGAGCCCCGTGCTGACGAAGGTCTATGTCGAGGGCCTGCCGCCCGCGCCCGAGGCCGAACTCATCATCGACCGCGAGAAGGCGGCCGCCCTCGGCGTCGATTTCGAGGACATCAACAACACGATCCAGGTCAATCTCGGCTCGGTCTACGTCAACGACTTCCCGAATCGCGGCAAGATGCAGCGTGTGATCGTGCAGTCCGAGGATCTCCAGCGCCTGCACGCCTCTGACCTGCTGAACTACTCGGTCAAGAACGCGCAGGGGACGATGGTACCGATGTCCTCCTTCGCCGACCTGAAATGGGGCGTCGGCCCGGCCCAGATCATCGGCTTCAACGGCTACCAGTCGGTGCGCATCACCGGCGATCCGGCCCCCGGCTACACCTCCGGCGACACCATCAAGGAGATGGAGCGGCTGATGACCTTCCTGCCGAAGGGCTTCGGCTACGCCTGGACCGGCCAGTCGCTCCAAGAGAAGGAGGCCGGATCACAGGCCTCGCTGCTGCTGGCGCTGTCGGTCTTGATCGTGTTCCTGTGTCTGGCCGCGCTCTACGAGAGCTGGTCGATCCCGATCTCGGTGCTGCTGGTGATTCCGCTGGGCGTCATCGGCTCGGTGGCAGCGGTGTACCTGCGCGGGATGCCCAACGACGTCTACTTCAAGATCGGGCTCATCACGATCATCGGCCTCTCGGCCAAGAACGCGATCCTGATCGTGGAGTTCGCGCGTGATCTGTGGAAGCCCGGCACCAACATCGTCCAGGCGACGATCCAGGCGGCGACGCTCCGCTTCCGCCCGATTGTGATGACCTCGCTCGCCTTCATCTTCGGCGTGGTGCCGCTGGCTATCGCCACTGGCGCCTCCTCGAAGAGCCAGCAGGCGATCGGCAGCGGCGTGATGGGCGGCATGATCTCGGCCACCGTGCTCGCGGTGTTCTTCGTGCCGGTGTTCTTCGTGGTGGTGATGCGCCTGTTCCGGCGCAAGGACGTCGCTGCGGGTGAGAACGCGGAGGCGGTGCCCGCTCCGGCGCATCACGGGCACTCGGTGCCGGCGGAGTAGCGGATGGGAGGGGCGGTGCGCGCGCTTCGAGGCACGCGTGCCGCGCGCACCTCAGTATGAGGAGCGGGGGTGGATTCCATATCCGTTGAGCCGGGAGGGCGGATCCGACAAGCTGCCGGGCCGCTTCTCTTCCGCTGAGGCCGCCTTGACCGCCTTCGTCGACATGCTGCGTTGCGCCGACGGCAGTGACGATGTCGGCTCGGCCCGAGGTGAATCTCTCGACGGGCGGCTGGCTGAGCATCAGGCCGGAACGCGTGTCGGCGACACCTATCACCGTCGGCCGGTGTCGCTCGTGAACGCCGAGTGGTTCGACCGCATCACCGATGCGATCGCGGCCTAGCGACGGATCAAGGGCTGGAGCCGTGCCAAGAAGGAAGCGCTGATCGCAGAGGATTGGGACAGGGTGCAGTTCCTGGCGAAGCGCCCGTCCGCCCGCGTCCGTTCATCCAACCCAAGCACCTCATCCTGAGGTGCCGCGAAGCGGCCTCGAAGGATCCTCCAGGTATCACGACGGGATTGGCAGCCTTCAGCGCTTCAGAACCCGCCGCGCGCCATACCCGGCCACTGCCCAGAGAAACGCCGAGACCGTCCGCACCGGAAAGAACGTCGGCAGGTCAGCGGCGACGGGGGCCGGCCAGGGCAGGCCGATCCGCGTCACGAGCCACGCGAACAGCACCGAGATCCCCAAAGCGGCGATGGCCGCGATGAAGACCTTGCCGAA contains:
- a CDS encoding multidrug efflux RND transporter permease subunit produces the protein MARFFIDRPVFAWVVALFILLGGALSIPQLPIAQYPIIAPPAIALSTSYPGASVENLYTGTTRLIEDELNGAANILSFESASDSFGVVEITASFQPGTDPGYAGVEVQNRLKRVEARLPAEVRQQGILVEEASAATLNIITLVSTDGKTDEVGLGDFLIRNVINEIRRIPGVGRATLYSTERALRIWIDPDKLRGYSLNAADVTKAIGRQNVQIASGAVGAQPSPERHAVNFPIVVKGQMTEPEAFGAVVLRANPDGSNVRLRDVARIELGGDDYKFTTRLNGGPAAGISVTLAPDGNAIETAKAIRAKMVELSQFFPDTVKWDIPYDITPAVDASIEKVLHTLVEAVVLVFIVMFVFLQNIRYTLIPTIVVPIALFGTCTVMLLAGFSVNVLTMFGMVLAIGILVDDAIVVVENVERIMNEEGLPPKEATRKAMSQITGAIIGITLVLVAVFIPMAFFPGSVGIIYRQFSIAMVTSIAFSALLALSLTPALCATMLKPIEKGHGHAKGGVFGLFNRFVDRETARYGRGVAWFIGKSGRVMLIYLVLVAGVAYAFMRLPEGFLPLEDQGFFTVDIQTPPGSSFNRTEAAVKRVEEHLLAQPGVATITVINGFSFSGQGQMTSQAFVTLKPWGERDAENSAARLVEGTNKALGSYKDAVIQALEPPPIDNLGNASGFSFRLQDRAQKGYSALMAAQEQLLSLARKSPVLTKVYVEGLPPAPEAELIIDREKAAALGVDFEDINNTIQVNLGSVYVNDFPNRGKMQRVIVQSEDLQRLHASDLLNYSVKNAQGTMVPMSSFADLKWGVGPAQIIGFNGYQSVRITGDPAPGYTSGDTIKEMERLMTFLPKGFGYAWTGQSLQEKEAGSQASLLLALSVLIVFLCLAALYESWSIPISVLLVIPLGVIGSVAAVYLRGMPNDVYFKIGLITIIGLSAKNAILIVEFARDLWKPGTNIVQATIQAATLRFRPIVMTSLAFIFGVVPLAIATGASSKSQQAIGSGVMGGMISATVLAVFFVPVFFVVVMRLFRRKDVAAGENAEAVPAPAHHGHSVPAE